A region from the Malus domestica chromosome 07, GDT2T_hap1 genome encodes:
- the LOC114825752 gene encoding L10-interacting MYB domain-containing protein-like has product MSNKDFENDLDDKANWPKPIEDYFISLLYEETKKGLQTNTLEKNQWDAIDMKLFDKYGKRYTREKLKQKYNRLRKIHREFAKLVNHTGMGWDPVANTVQASDEVWSAYIKKNKFASRFRSKGCSHYEVLGQIFNNTTATGQMQYASTNSPPNSDSERELEAGFLTTGAHIRQSTGSGSKAFSEGHEGTSTKRCALFPPSDISSKSKSSKSNKMDEAIAAWAKSLDAKTEATLEKVKRKREKEVSSPLRELSTIEDCMEVLEGMEDVDDTAYLKALEKFTSSDWRRMFMKMSESRKKLWLNSLK; this is encoded by the exons ATGTCAAACAAGGACTTTGAAAATGACCTTGATGATAAAGCTAATTGGCCAAAACCTATTGAAGACTACTTTATTAGTCTGTTGTATGAAGAGACAAAAAAAGGCTTGCAAACCAACACTTTAGAAAAGAACCAGTGGGATGCGATTGATATGAAGTTGTTTGACAAATATGGTAAGAGATACACTCGTGAAAAATTGAAGCAAAAATATAATCGGTTGCGGAAGATTCATCGTGAGTTTGCCAAGCTTGTTAATCATACTGGGATGGGTTGGGACCCTGTTGCAAACACTGTTCAAGCATCGGACGAAGTTTGGTCAGCTTATATTAAG AAAAACAAGTTTGCTAGCCGTTTCCGTAGCAAGGGGTGTTCTCATTATGAGGTGCTTGGACAGATTTTCAATAATACCACTGCTACTGGTCAAATGCAATATGCGTCCACCAATTCTCCTCCAAATTCTGATTCTGAGAGAGAGTTAGAAGCTGGGTTTCTTACCACTGGTGCACACATTAGACAAAGTACCGGGAGTGGTTCAAAGGCTTTTAGTGAGGgacatgaaggaaccagtaCCAAGCGTTGTGCTCTTTTCCCTCCAAGTGATATTTCCTCAAAGTCAAAGTCATCCAAGTCAAACAAAATGGACGAAGCTATTGCAGCTTGGGCAAAGTCACTTGATGCCAAGACTGAGGCTACATTAGAAAAGGTTAAGCGTAAAAGAGAGAAGGAAGTATCCTCCCCATTGAGAGAGTTAAGTACCATTGAAGATTGTATGGAAGTACTTGAGGGCATGGAAGATGTTGATGATACCGCTTATTTGAAAGCTTTGGAGAAGTTCACTAGCTCGGATTGGAGGAGGATGTTTATGAAGATGTCTGAGTCGAGGAAAAAATTATGGCTCAATAGTCTAAAATGA